The Gadus chalcogrammus isolate NIFS_2021 chromosome 10, NIFS_Gcha_1.0, whole genome shotgun sequence genome contains a region encoding:
- the gpr101 gene encoding probable G-protein coupled receptor 101, whose protein sequence is MTSPQPPGVSSYNATPGPWDPALPVAAGVGGGPVWLSVVNSAVKMVLISVIVCLSLFGNVVVLLVFQRKPQLLHVANRFVLNLLLADLLQTVLVMPFAIAATLPGMWPLDARLCQGLVVLMHLFAFAGVNTIIVVSVDRYLAIIHPLSYPTRMTPHLGTNLIAATWVVSLIQSTPPLYGWGAIDFDRRHNVCSVIWSSSLSYSLAVCVFSFWLPVLIMLGCYWMVFRAARRQNALVHPVQRHSPNPQPQEAPPPPVQGPGSDAAPVAAPPPPPGYQVRVRHRRFHYHCKAARVVFVIMASYIVSMGPYSVLNTVSSRSGAAVPPWLSSLALVLFFVQCCLHPYIYGYMHRSVRKEFLALLCGPLCRQGAPNQISAMESCRTAADGRSGPQGGLVPGLAKRVFPLHTWEEVTTSSSPTLDRRSRDSRKETTSVSLSPEREVPVGNA, encoded by the coding sequence ATgaccagcccccagccccccggcGTGAGCAGCTACAACGCCACCCCCGGGCCCTGGGACCCGGCCCTGCCCGTGGCCGCCGGTGTCGGGGGGGGCCCCGTCTGGCTGTCGGTGGTGAACAGCGCGGTGAAGATGGTGCTGATCTCGGTGATCGTGTGTCTATCCCTGTTCGGCAacgtggtggtgctgctggtcttCCAGAGGAAGCCCCAGCTGCTGCACGTGGCCAACCGCTTCGTCCTCAACCTGCTGCTGGCCGACCTGCTCCAGACCGTGCTGGTGATGCCCTTCGCCATCGCCGCCACCCTGCCGGGCATGTGGCCCCTGGACGCCCGCCTCTGCCAGGGCCTGGTGGTGCTCATGCACCTGTTTGCCTTCGCCGGCGTCAACACCATCATCGTGGTGTCGGTGGACCGCTACCTGGCCATCATCCACCCGCTGTCCTACCCCACCCGCATGACCCCGCACCTGGGCACCAACCTGATCGCGGCCACCTGGGTGGTGAGCCTCATCCAGAGCACGCCGCCGCTCTACGGCTGGGGCGCCATCGACTTCGACCGCCGCCACAACGTGTGCTCCGTCATCTGGTCGTCCAGCCTGTCCTACTCGCTGGCCGTGTGCGTCTTCTCCTTCTGGCTGCCCGTGCTCATCATGCTCGGCTGCTACTGGATGGTGTTCCGGGCGGCGCGCCGGCAGAACGCCCTGGTGCACCCCGTCCAGAGGCACTCCCCGAACCCCCAGCCGCAGgaggcccccccgccgccggtcCAGGGGCCCGGGTCGGACGCGGCGCCGGTCgccgccccgccgccgccccctggGTACCAGGTGCGGGTGCGGCACAGACGCTTCCACTACCACTGCAAGGCGGCGCGGGTGGTGTTTGTGATCATGGCGTCGTACATCGTGAGCATGGGCCCCTACAGCGTGCTCAACACCGTGTCCTCGCGCTCGGGGGCCGCCGTGCCCCCCTGGCTGTCCTCGCTGGCGCTGGTGCTGTTCTTCGTGCAGTGCTGCCTCCACCCGTACATCTACGGCTACATGCACCGCAGCGTGAGGAAGGAGTTCCTGGCCCTGCTGTGCGGGCCCCTGTGCAGGCAGGGGGCCCCCAACCAGATCTCCGCCATGGAGAGCTGCCGGACGGCCGCCGACGGGCGCTCCGGCCCCCAGGGGGGCCTGGTCCCCGGCCTGGCCAAGCGCGTCTTCCCCCTGCACACGTGGGAGGAGGTGaccacgtcctcctcccccaccttggACAGGAGGTCGAGGGACAGCCGCAAGGAGACCACCTCCGTCAGCCTGAGCCCGGAGAGGGAGGTCCCTGTGGGGAACGCCTGA